A DNA window from Canis lupus dingo isolate Sandy chromosome 2, ASM325472v2, whole genome shotgun sequence contains the following coding sequences:
- the LOC112660143 gene encoding survival motor neuron protein isoform X3, giving the protein MKLLFTESDDSDIWDDTALIKAYDKAVASFKHALKNGDISEASDKPKSTPKRKPAKKNKSQKKNATTALKQWKVGDKCSAVWSEDGCIYPATIASIDFKRETCVVVYTGYGNREEQNVSDLLSPACEVANNVEQDTQENENESQISTDESENSSRSPGNKPNNIKSKAAPWNSFLPPPPPMSGSGLGPGKPGVKFSGPPPPPPPPHFLSCWLPPFPSGPPIIPPPPPICPDSLDDADALGSMLISWYMSGYHTGYYMIQVQLSPKENGILMRHGQCEQNFIFFFMKSWLGGTVTCISACCMRLMLK; this is encoded by the exons AGTGATGATTCTGACATTTGGGATGATACAGCATTGATAAAAGCTTATGATAAAGCTGTGGCTTCATTTAAg CATGCGCTAAAGAATGGTGACATTTCTGAAGCTTCAGATAAACCAAAAAGCACACCTAAAAGAAAGCCTGCTAAgaagaataaaagccaaaaaaagaatGCTACCACAGCCCTGAAgcag tGGAAAGTTGGTGACAAATGTTCTGCTGTTTGGTCAGAAGACGGGTGCATTTACCCAGCTACCATTGCTTCAATTGATTTTAAGAGAGAAACCTGCGTTGTGGTTTATACTGGATATGGAAATAGGGAGGAGCAAAATGTGTCTGATCTACTTTCCCCAGCCTGTGAAGTAGCAAATAATGTAGAACAGGATACTCAGGAG aatgaaaatgaaagtcaaaTTTCAACAGATGAAAGTGAGAACTCCTCCAGGTCTCCTGGAAATAAACCAAATAACATCAAGTCAAAAGCTGCTCCATGGAactcttttctccctccaccacccccaatGTCAGGATCGGGACTGGGACCAGGAAAG CCTGGTGTAAAATTCAGTggcccaccaccacctccaccaccaccacacttCCTATCATGCTGGCTGCCTCCATTTCCTTCTGGACCACCA ATAATTCCTCCACCACCTCCGATATGTCCAGATTCTCTTGATGATGCTGATGCTTTGGGAAGTATGTTAATCTCTTGGTACATGAGTGGCTATCATACTGGTTACTATATG ATTCAGGTGCAGCTCTCTCCCAAGGAGAATGGTATTTTGATGCGCCACGGTCAATGTGAacaaaatttcatctttttcttcatgAAGAGTTGGTTGGGTGGCACAGTCACCTGTATTTCCGCATGTTGTATGCGACTTATGCTTAAATAA
- the LOC112660143 gene encoding survival motor neuron protein isoform X4, giving the protein MAMGGGGGLPEPEDSVLFRRGTGQSDDSDIWDDTALIKAYDKAVASFKHALKNGDISEASDKPKSTPKRKPAKKNKSQKKNATTALKQWKVGDKCSAVWSEDGCIYPATIASIDFKRETCVVVYTGYGNREEQNVSDLLSPACEVANNVEQDTQENENESQISTDESENSSRSPGNKPNNIKSKAAPWNSFLPPPPPMSGSGLGPGKPGVKFSGPPPPPPPPHFLSCWLPPFPSGPPIIPPPPPICPDSLDDADALGSMLISWYMSGYHTGYYMIQVQLSPKENGILMRHGQCEQNFIFFFMKSWLGGTVTCISACCMRLMLK; this is encoded by the exons AGTGATGATTCTGACATTTGGGATGATACAGCATTGATAAAAGCTTATGATAAAGCTGTGGCTTCATTTAAg CATGCGCTAAAGAATGGTGACATTTCTGAAGCTTCAGATAAACCAAAAAGCACACCTAAAAGAAAGCCTGCTAAgaagaataaaagccaaaaaaagaatGCTACCACAGCCCTGAAgcag tGGAAAGTTGGTGACAAATGTTCTGCTGTTTGGTCAGAAGACGGGTGCATTTACCCAGCTACCATTGCTTCAATTGATTTTAAGAGAGAAACCTGCGTTGTGGTTTATACTGGATATGGAAATAGGGAGGAGCAAAATGTGTCTGATCTACTTTCCCCAGCCTGTGAAGTAGCAAATAATGTAGAACAGGATACTCAGGAG aatgaaaatgaaagtcaaaTTTCAACAGATGAAAGTGAGAACTCCTCCAGGTCTCCTGGAAATAAACCAAATAACATCAAGTCAAAAGCTGCTCCATGGAactcttttctccctccaccacccccaatGTCAGGATCGGGACTGGGACCAGGAAAG CCTGGTGTAAAATTCAGTggcccaccaccacctccaccaccaccacacttCCTATCATGCTGGCTGCCTCCATTTCCTTCTGGACCACCA ATAATTCCTCCACCACCTCCGATATGTCCAGATTCTCTTGATGATGCTGATGCTTTGGGAAGTATGTTAATCTCTTGGTACATGAGTGGCTATCATACTGGTTACTATATG ATTCAGGTGCAGCTCTCTCCCAAGGAGAATGGTATTTTGATGCGCCACGGTCAATGTGAacaaaatttcatctttttcttcatgAAGAGTTGGTTGGGTGGCACAGTCACCTGTATTTCCGCATGTTGTATGCGACTTATGCTTAAATAA
- the LOC112660143 gene encoding survival motor neuron protein isoform X2, whose translation MAMGGGGGLPEPEDSVLFRRGTGQSDDSDIWDDTALIKAYDKAVASFKHALKNGDISEASDKPKSTPKRKPAKKNKSQKKNATTALKQWKVGDKCSAVWSEDGCIYPATIASIDFKRETCVVVYTGYGNREEQNVSDLLSPACEVANNVEQDTQENENESQISTDESENSSRSPGNKPNNIKSKAAPWNSFLPPPPPMSGSGLGPGKPGVKFSGPPPPPPPPHFLSCWLPPFPSGPPIIPPPPPICPDSLDDADALGSMLISWYMSGYHTGYYMGFKQNQKEGRCSHFQLRNSGAALSQGEWYFDAPRSM comes from the exons AGTGATGATTCTGACATTTGGGATGATACAGCATTGATAAAAGCTTATGATAAAGCTGTGGCTTCATTTAAg CATGCGCTAAAGAATGGTGACATTTCTGAAGCTTCAGATAAACCAAAAAGCACACCTAAAAGAAAGCCTGCTAAgaagaataaaagccaaaaaaagaatGCTACCACAGCCCTGAAgcag tGGAAAGTTGGTGACAAATGTTCTGCTGTTTGGTCAGAAGACGGGTGCATTTACCCAGCTACCATTGCTTCAATTGATTTTAAGAGAGAAACCTGCGTTGTGGTTTATACTGGATATGGAAATAGGGAGGAGCAAAATGTGTCTGATCTACTTTCCCCAGCCTGTGAAGTAGCAAATAATGTAGAACAGGATACTCAGGAG aatgaaaatgaaagtcaaaTTTCAACAGATGAAAGTGAGAACTCCTCCAGGTCTCCTGGAAATAAACCAAATAACATCAAGTCAAAAGCTGCTCCATGGAactcttttctccctccaccacccccaatGTCAGGATCGGGACTGGGACCAGGAAAG CCTGGTGTAAAATTCAGTggcccaccaccacctccaccaccaccacacttCCTATCATGCTGGCTGCCTCCATTTCCTTCTGGACCACCA ATAATTCCTCCACCACCTCCGATATGTCCAGATTCTCTTGATGATGCTGATGCTTTGGGAAGTATGTTAATCTCTTGGTACATGAGTGGCTATCATACTGGTTACTATATG GGtttcaaacaaaaccaaaaagaaggaAGGTGCTCACACTTTCAATTAAGGA ATTCAGGTGCAGCTCTCTCCCAAGGAGAATGGTATTTTGATGCGCCACGGTCAATGTGA
- the LOC112660143 gene encoding survival motor neuron protein isoform X1, translated as MAMGGGGGLPEPEDSVLFRRGTGQSDDSDIWDDTALIKAYDKAVASFKHALKNGDISEASDKPKSTPKRKPAKKNKSQKKNATTALKQWKVGDKCSAVWSEDGCIYPATIASIDFKRETCVVVYTGYGNREEQNVSDLLSPACEVANNVEQDTQENENESQISTDESENSSRSPGNKPNNIKSKAAPWNSFLPPPPPMSGSGLGPGKPGVKFSGPPPPPPPPHFLSCWLPPFPSGPPIIPPPPPICPDSLDDADALGSMLISWYMSGYHTGYYMGFKQNQKEGRCSHFQLRSNSYSVLCDSGAALSQGEWYFDAPRSM; from the exons AGTGATGATTCTGACATTTGGGATGATACAGCATTGATAAAAGCTTATGATAAAGCTGTGGCTTCATTTAAg CATGCGCTAAAGAATGGTGACATTTCTGAAGCTTCAGATAAACCAAAAAGCACACCTAAAAGAAAGCCTGCTAAgaagaataaaagccaaaaaaagaatGCTACCACAGCCCTGAAgcag tGGAAAGTTGGTGACAAATGTTCTGCTGTTTGGTCAGAAGACGGGTGCATTTACCCAGCTACCATTGCTTCAATTGATTTTAAGAGAGAAACCTGCGTTGTGGTTTATACTGGATATGGAAATAGGGAGGAGCAAAATGTGTCTGATCTACTTTCCCCAGCCTGTGAAGTAGCAAATAATGTAGAACAGGATACTCAGGAG aatgaaaatgaaagtcaaaTTTCAACAGATGAAAGTGAGAACTCCTCCAGGTCTCCTGGAAATAAACCAAATAACATCAAGTCAAAAGCTGCTCCATGGAactcttttctccctccaccacccccaatGTCAGGATCGGGACTGGGACCAGGAAAG CCTGGTGTAAAATTCAGTggcccaccaccacctccaccaccaccacacttCCTATCATGCTGGCTGCCTCCATTTCCTTCTGGACCACCA ATAATTCCTCCACCACCTCCGATATGTCCAGATTCTCTTGATGATGCTGATGCTTTGGGAAGTATGTTAATCTCTTGGTACATGAGTGGCTATCATACTGGTTACTATATG GGtttcaaacaaaaccaaaaagaaggaAGGTGCTCACACTTTCAATTAAGGA gtaATTCATACAGTGTTCTCTGTG ATTCAGGTGCAGCTCTCTCCCAAGGAGAATGGTATTTTGATGCGCCACGGTCAATGTGA